CCCAAGTCCGGACAGTTGTTCCTGGGCTTCCAGCAGCATGGTGGTGTAGCCCTGCATGATCCAGGTGGGGATTTCCGTATAGCCGTCCCACGAAGTGTCGCTGATGATCTCCCAACCATATTTCTTGGCGTCAATGGCGATCTGCCGGACGGCGTTGTCGTAGTTGCCGGGAATCACCTTGACCGTCGCGCCATAACTCTTGATGGCGTTGATCCGTGCCTGGGACGTTTCGCTGTGGACGTAGATGACGCATTTGTGCCCCAGTTTTCCCGCAGCCCAGGCGATGCCCCGTCCATGGTTGCCGTCCGTCGCGGCGGCGAAGGTCAACGTGCCGGTCTTCGCTTTGGCTTCCGGGCTGGTCAGATAGGCATAACTCATTTTCTCGTCGCTGATGCCCAGCCGTTTCTGCAGGAACCGGAACAGGGCGAACGAGCCTCCCATCACCTTGAAGCTGTTCAGCTCCAGGCGCTGTGACTCATCCTTCACGTAGATTCCGCCCACTCCGAGCATGTGCGAGAGGGAGGGGAGGCTGACCAGGCGGGTGAGATTGTACCCGGGAATCTGGCGATGGAACGCCCGCGCGATGCGGGCCGTTTCGATGGGGAACATCGCCTTCGCCTGGGTGATGTCCTTGTGCTGATGGCTCCTGATGATCCAGGAAAAATCCAATTGCTCTGTTTCCATAGGTTGTTGTCCTTCTTGGTTGGTCATTCTATCATAGAATGGAATCAGAAAGTTTTCAATATGCTCAGTATCAAAAAGAAGAATTGCTCATATCATCAAAAAGTGTGAAAATATCTGAAAAATACCGTGATTCGTGTGATAGCGTGTAACTACCGTGGAACGCTTGTGCGGAATCAGCCCCCGATGACTGAATTGTTGACTAGTTCTTGCTTTTTCCCTACAGTTATCGTAACAACACACAAGGGGAACGCCACATGGTTTTGATTCATCTGGAATTGTTGTCGGACGCTGAACTTCGGTACATCGCCCGACAGGAAGGCTTTTCCGATTGGGAGAGTCTGGACCGCGATGAGCTGATCGAGCAACTCCAGGAAAAATATGAGGATGAAGACGACCAAAACCCGATCGCGCGGGATACGGTAAGCCAGAAGCGTTTCCTTACATCATTGACCGACTTTGGTTCTCCCGACAAGAAGAACGGCATGCTTCCCGGACTGGAAGAGTTGCCGAAAGCCTATAACGAGACTTCCGTCCATCTGCTTCTGCGTGACCCCCAATGGGCGTACGCCTACTGGTCCCTCTCCGCGGCGACCAGGACGGAGATCACCTCCGAGATGGAGAACCCGGAATTGCTTCTCAGAGTTTCGATGCATGATCCCCAGAGTGGGGAGAAAGCTTCGTTCGACATCTCCATCGGCCTTGCCGATGACCAGTGGAACATCAACCTGCCCCGGCTGGGGGGCGTATACGGTGTCTCGATCCTCTGGCGCAAGGCGGATGGATCGACCATTACGCTTGCCCAGTCAAAAACAGTTGAGACGTTCCCTTCCTATTGGGAGGAACACTACGACGAGATCTCGATGGACAAGGACAAGTTCAACGTGATGTTCTCGTCGGTGCTCTCCAATGAAGGGGAGGTCGCCGATAATCCGATGCTTCGTTCCGTGGCGCGGATCCTGAGCAAAGGGGTGCTTGAATCATGAAACCAACCAATGTCGCCATTGTCCTCAACGCCCATCTGCCGTATGTCCGTCATCTGGAGTATCCTCGCTTTCTTGAGGAAGACTGGTTGTATGAGGCGATCAGCGAGACGTATCTTCCGCTGGCGCGGATGCTGGCACGGATGGCCCATGAGCATTATCCCGTCAAACTGACCATCAGCATGAGTCCCACGCTGACCTGCATGCTTGCCGACGAACCACTGCAGCAACGGTTCATCTCCTATCTGAACATGCACAGGGAGCTGGGGGAGAAAGAAGTCCGCAGGACGGAGACGGAGCAGCCTGAATACGCCGAAATGGCCCGGTGGTACCTGAACCGGTACCAGCAGAACCTGGATGATTTCGAGGCGTGCGGGCACAACATCCTTACCCTTTTCCGCAGGTTGGAGGAGGAAGGGGTGGTGGAGTTGATCACCACCTGCGCCACCCATGCATACCTGCCGTTGTATCAGGAATATCCCCAGGCGATCAACGCGCAGATCGAACTGGGCATCCAGTCCCATCTGAACGCGTTCGGCCATATCTCACGTGGCTTCTGGCTGCCGGAGTGCGGATACTTCCCCGGTCTTGAACAGTATCTGAAAAGCAAAGGGGTCTCTTGGTTCCAGACGGCCAGCCAAAGCATGCTGCTCTCTCCGGACAAGGTGGAGGACGGTACGTTCCGTCCGGTGCGCTGCCCCAACGGCCTGGTGGCGTTTCCCCGGGACTATGAAGCGACCAGTCTGGTGTGGTCCAACACCAGCGGGTATCCGTGCGATCCCCGCTACCGTGAGTTCTACCGGGATATCGGCTATGATCTTCCGATGGACTATATCGGTCCGTACGTCGAAGAAGATGGAAACCGTATCTTCACCGGATTCAAGTACTGTGCCATCACCGGGGCGGGCAATGAGAAACGGCCGTACCGGCTTTCCGAAGGAAGGATGCTGGTCAAGGAACACGCGGCGAATTTCCTGTACAACATCACCAACAAGAACTCCCGCATCGCCCGGACGATCGGCATGGATCCGCTTTCCACGCTCTGTTTTGACTGTGAGCTGTTCGGTCACTGGTGGTTCGAAGGCATCGATTGGCTGGAGGAAGTGCTCCGCCAGGGATGCCAGGGAGAAAACCACGTGGCGTTCATCACCCCCACACAGTTCCTGGAGTCAAATCCCGATCTGGAGACTGCGCGGCCGGCATTCTCATCCTGGGGGCAGGGCGGGTTCAGTTCCACCTGGCTTGATGGATCGAACGCGTGGGTGTACCGGCACATCCACCAGAGTCTGGAGCGGATGGGCGAACTGGCCGAGCGTTTCCCTGACCAGATCAGCCTGAAACGGCGTTTCCTCAACCAGGCGGCCCGCGAAGTGTTGCTTGCCATGGACAGCGACTGGCCGTTCATCATGTACCACCGCACCGGCGGGGCGTATGCCCAGAAACGGCTGGAAGAGCATCTGCAGAACTTCAACGTGGTGTACAGCAACATGTGCAAGAACGCCGTGAACACCGAATGGCTGGTCAAGGCGGAGAAGAAGGATGTGATCTTCAAGGACATCGATTACAACATCTTCGCCCCCAAACGCCACTGAGCGCACCCTTCTTTCAATGAGCCCCCAGGTGGGGCTCTTTTTTTTGTCTCTGTTGGCGCCAGAGTTTCTCTTTTTCCGTCTATTTTCTCCTCTGTGTAAACTTTCGTTAAGTGGAAAAGTCGCGATTTCTCTCGGACAACCGGAAAAACGCCCATGACCGTCCTTGTGCCTTGGTGGGGCGAAGTGTAGATTATTGGTAGAAAGTGGGAGAAAATCCCATTTTGTTGGCGTATCAAGAGGAGATTGTGGGAAGATGCTGACGGGTGAATTCAGAGTCACCATTGACGAAAAAGGCCGCATTCTCATCCCGTCCCGGCTTCGGGTGGAGATGGATGGGGACGGTCTGTACGTCACCCGCGGTCTGGAGAATTGTCTTTGGATGTTCCTTCCCCAAGGTTTTGAAAACCTGATGCGCACCATCATCAACGGACCGGGAGCGGTGTTCAACGCCAACAGAAGGTTGCTCCAACGGAACATCATCAGTCCCGCCCAGCTCTGTGAAATTGACCGCAGCGGGAGGATCAACATCCCGCCGACACTCCGTGAGTTCGCGAAACTGGAATTGAAGGAGGAGTGCACCCTGCTCGGCTCGGGAACCTATCTTGAGTTGTGGAACACGACGGCGTTTGACGCCTACCTGACGGCGATGGATCCGAAGTTCACCCAGGCCGCCCAGGAATTCGGCGATACCTTGGGAGGTGTGTGATGGAATTCGTCCACTATCCCGTGATGCATGCCGAAGTGCTCTCATATCTGGTACCCACCCGGTCCAACGCCGAGATGGTCGACGCGACCACCGGGGAGGGCGGGCACACCAAACTGTTTCTGGAGACTTATCCGGATCTGCACGTCACCGGTCTTGACCGGGATGCCGGCATCCAAAAGAAAGCCATCGAGCGGCTCAAGCCGTTCGGAGCGCGCTTCACCCCGGTGAACACGTGGTTCGACACGTTCTTCACCGACTACCACGGGCCTCTGCTCGATCTGGTGCTGTTTGACCTGGGAATCTCCTCCTATCACTTTGAAGAATCGGAACGGGGCTTCTCGTTCCTGAAGGATGAGTCGCTTGATATGCGGCTGGATACCACGGCGGCGAAAACCGCCGCCGATGTGGTCAACGGATATGACGAACAACGGCTTGCCGATGTGATTTGGAAGTACGGTGAAGAACGGTACTCCCGACGCATCGCGAAAGCCATCGTTCTGGCACGCAAGCGTGGCGGAATACGCACGAGCAACGAACTTGCCCAGATCATCTGGGAAGCCGTCCCTCCGCCGTACCGGTATGGACACATCCATCCGGCGACACGCTCGTTCCAGGCGATCCGCATCGAGGTGAACCAGGAATTGGACCGCATCACGCCGGCAATCCGCGGGGCGGTGGCCGCCCTTCGGTCCGGAGGGAGGCTGGCGGTCATCAGCTTCCATTCCCTGGAGGACAGGCCGGTGAAATGGCTGTTCCGGGAACTGGCACAAGGGGAGGCGCCAACGGTACGTATCCTGACGAAAAAACCGGTGGTGCCCAGTGAAACGGAAGATGCGGAAAACGCACCGTCACGGAGCGCAAAGCTGCGCGTCGTGGAAAAAGTGTAGGAGGACGACATGAATTCGTTGATCGATCGTGATTTTGATGTGAATGACATTTCGCAACCCATAGAGAAGGGCCATGAAGCCACCGTCTCAAAGTTCAGTCATGCCGTCGCCATCGCGATGCTGGTCTTCATCTTGGCGGTCGTCTTCGCCGTGGTCTGGATGGAAGGGGTGGACCATACCCTGCAGACCGACGTAACCGATCTGGAGTCCCAGATCTCCCAGCTTGAGGAGCAGCACCGGTCACTGCGCGCCCGTCTGGCCATCCAGGGGATGCCGGAGGATCTGGTGCGGAGGGCCATTATCGAAGGGGTGACGTTTGAGCGCATCGACGCCCCGGACATCCTGCTGGTGGGCGGGGAGGGCTGAGATGAAGCTGTCCGTCGCGTATGATTTCAAGGAAGCCGCCCGCATGCTGGGCGCCATCCGGACCATCGGTGAAGGGTCGGTGATCACTTCGGTGGAGACTGACTCCCGTTTGGTGCGTCCCGGTTCCCTGTTCGTCGCGCTCGCGGGTTCCGTCTGCGATGGTTCCCGCTACCTCCCCCAGGCAAAGGCGGCCGGAGCGGCCGCCGCCGTCGTCTCCCAACATCATGTGGACCAGACTGTTGTTTCCGTCGGATTGCCGCTTATCATCGTGGACGATTCCCTCAAGGCGTTGTGGAAGTTCTCCCACGCCCATCTGTCCCGGTTTTCCGGGGTCACCTATGCCGGCGTCACCGGTTCTTGTGGAAAAAGCACCACCAAAGAGGCGCTTTCCGCCATCCTGTCCCAACAGGGACGGACGGTGAAGACGCCGGGAAACCTTAATTCGGAAATCGGCATGCCCCTTTCCGTGCTTTCCGTAGGGAATGGGACGAAATACGGGGTGTTCGAGATGGGTGTCGACCATGCCGGCGAGATGGACCACATGTTTTCCGTGCTCAAGCCGGACGTGGGTATTCTGACCAACATTGGCATCTCCCATCTGGAGAAATTCGGTACCCGGAGCGCCATCGCCCATGAGAAAGGCCGTCTGTTCCACAGAGATATCCAGGCGGGATTCATCTCCCGCGGCTGTCCGTTCATCCGTCAGATCGAACGGGAGAGCGGCATCATGCTCCGTTCGTATGACCTTTCGTCGCTGCATGCCGCGGACCGGGGGCTTTCCGGATGGGACCTTGTCATTGGAAATCACCCCTGCCACGTCAACGCCGTAGGCGCGCACCTCCTCTCCGATATCGCCGGCGCCGTCGAAACGGCCCGGTTCCTTGGGGTGGCGGATGACGCCATCGCCGCGGGACTGGAGGGATTCACGCCCATGGAAGGACGTTCCACCGTGCTTTCCGGTGGCGTGACGATCATCGAGGACTGCTATAACGCCAGTCTGGATTCCACGCGTTCCATTCTGGAATGCGTCAACGCGCTTTCCTGGAACGGCCGCAAGAAAGCGGTGTTGGGACCGATGAAGGAACTGGGCTCGGAGAGCCGGAAGGCCCACGAGGAGATCGCCCGGAAAATCCTCCATTCGGACATGCATTCCGTCTTCCTGTTCGGAAAAGAGACGGAGGATGCCTATCTTCTGCTCAGACGGGCCGGTTGGAAAGGGGAACTCTCGTTCACCGAGGATTTCGCCACGCTGGAGGACGAAGTTGCCTCTTCCGCCAGCCACGGAGATCTTTTTCTGGTAAAAGGCTCCCGAGCCGCGTCCATGGAGCGGTTGATTCCACTGCTCAAGGCTGCAGGATGAGGAGGGGAGGATGCACATGATCATTGCGTGCGCAGGCATCGGTTTCATTGTCACCTTCGTCATCTCCCGCACCATGCTGCAGGGGGAGCGGAAACTGGTGGTGCGGATCAAGCCGGAACTCCAGGATGTCCAGGGAGAGAAGGCGGGAACCCCGACCATCGGGGGGATCGCTTTCTGCGTCGGCACGACGGTGGCCAACCTCGCCACCGGCATCAACCCGGTGTTGCTGCTCAGCATGTGGCTGTTCTGCCTGATCGGGTTGTGGGATGATGTGGAAAAGACCCATACCCTGAATGGTGACGGCCTTTCCCCGCGCACCAAACTGCTGTCCCAGCTGTTTGTTTCCGTATTGGTCGTCTCCACCCTGGCCGTATCGGGCAACCTCCATACGACGATGTTCGGCCACAACTGGGGAGTGTGGTACGGACTGTTCGCCATCCTGTACCTGATGTTCTTTGTCAATGCGGTGAACATCACCGACGGCTTGGACGGCCTTGCAGGCTTGGTCTCCATCCTCCCGTTGATCCTTCTGTGCGTCATCGGGGCCAATCCGTTCCTCTACGCGTTCATCGGTTCCCTTGCCGCGTTCTTGGTGTTCAATCTCAAGCCGGCCAAGTACTTCATGGGGGACGCGG
The window above is part of the Sphaerochaeta sp. genome. Proteins encoded here:
- a CDS encoding diaminopropionate ammonia-lyase, with protein sequence METEQLDFSWIIRSHQHKDITQAKAMFPIETARIARAFHRQIPGYNLTRLVSLPSLSHMLGVGGIYVKDESQRLELNSFKVMGGSFALFRFLQKRLGISDEKMSYAYLTSPEAKAKTGTLTFAAATDGNHGRGIAWAAGKLGHKCVIYVHSETSQARINAIKSYGATVKVIPGNYDNAVRQIAIDAKKYGWEIISDTSWDGYTEIPTWIMQGYTTMLLEAQEQLSGLGLIKPTHVFVQAGVGALAASVVGFYHALFPDNPPKCVVVEPEKAACIYASALANDGKPHSVTGDLDTICAGLACGDPSPLAWGILKEDADVFMKVPDYVAARGMRIYAVPLKGDEFIISGESGAITLGAFYSLMTEPKAEELVDSLGIGPDSHILFLNTEGNTDPTHFRQIIWDGCDPVPKKYWTQR
- a CDS encoding DUF4912 domain-containing protein, with product MVLIHLELLSDAELRYIARQEGFSDWESLDRDELIEQLQEKYEDEDDQNPIARDTVSQKRFLTSLTDFGSPDKKNGMLPGLEELPKAYNETSVHLLLRDPQWAYAYWSLSAATRTEITSEMENPELLLRVSMHDPQSGEKASFDISIGLADDQWNINLPRLGGVYGVSILWRKADGSTITLAQSKTVETFPSYWEEHYDEISMDKDKFNVMFSSVLSNEGEVADNPMLRSVARILSKGVLES
- a CDS encoding DUF1957 domain-containing protein, which codes for MKPTNVAIVLNAHLPYVRHLEYPRFLEEDWLYEAISETYLPLARMLARMAHEHYPVKLTISMSPTLTCMLADEPLQQRFISYLNMHRELGEKEVRRTETEQPEYAEMARWYLNRYQQNLDDFEACGHNILTLFRRLEEEGVVELITTCATHAYLPLYQEYPQAINAQIELGIQSHLNAFGHISRGFWLPECGYFPGLEQYLKSKGVSWFQTASQSMLLSPDKVEDGTFRPVRCPNGLVAFPRDYEATSLVWSNTSGYPCDPRYREFYRDIGYDLPMDYIGPYVEEDGNRIFTGFKYCAITGAGNEKRPYRLSEGRMLVKEHAANFLYNITNKNSRIARTIGMDPLSTLCFDCELFGHWWFEGIDWLEEVLRQGCQGENHVAFITPTQFLESNPDLETARPAFSSWGQGGFSSTWLDGSNAWVYRHIHQSLERMGELAERFPDQISLKRRFLNQAAREVLLAMDSDWPFIMYHRTGGAYAQKRLEEHLQNFNVVYSNMCKNAVNTEWLVKAEKKDVIFKDIDYNIFAPKRH
- the mraZ gene encoding division/cell wall cluster transcriptional repressor MraZ, with translation MLTGEFRVTIDEKGRILIPSRLRVEMDGDGLYVTRGLENCLWMFLPQGFENLMRTIINGPGAVFNANRRLLQRNIISPAQLCEIDRSGRINIPPTLREFAKLELKEECTLLGSGTYLELWNTTAFDAYLTAMDPKFTQAAQEFGDTLGGV
- the rsmH gene encoding 16S rRNA (cytosine(1402)-N(4))-methyltransferase RsmH, which gives rise to MEFVHYPVMHAEVLSYLVPTRSNAEMVDATTGEGGHTKLFLETYPDLHVTGLDRDAGIQKKAIERLKPFGARFTPVNTWFDTFFTDYHGPLLDLVLFDLGISSYHFEESERGFSFLKDESLDMRLDTTAAKTAADVVNGYDEQRLADVIWKYGEERYSRRIAKAIVLARKRGGIRTSNELAQIIWEAVPPPYRYGHIHPATRSFQAIRIEVNQELDRITPAIRGAVAALRSGGRLAVISFHSLEDRPVKWLFRELAQGEAPTVRILTKKPVVPSETEDAENAPSRSAKLRVVEKV
- a CDS encoding UDP-N-acetylmuramoyl-tripeptide--D-alanyl-D-alanine ligase yields the protein MKLSVAYDFKEAARMLGAIRTIGEGSVITSVETDSRLVRPGSLFVALAGSVCDGSRYLPQAKAAGAAAAVVSQHHVDQTVVSVGLPLIIVDDSLKALWKFSHAHLSRFSGVTYAGVTGSCGKSTTKEALSAILSQQGRTVKTPGNLNSEIGMPLSVLSVGNGTKYGVFEMGVDHAGEMDHMFSVLKPDVGILTNIGISHLEKFGTRSAIAHEKGRLFHRDIQAGFISRGCPFIRQIERESGIMLRSYDLSSLHAADRGLSGWDLVIGNHPCHVNAVGAHLLSDIAGAVETARFLGVADDAIAAGLEGFTPMEGRSTVLSGGVTIIEDCYNASLDSTRSILECVNALSWNGRKKAVLGPMKELGSESRKAHEEIARKILHSDMHSVFLFGKETEDAYLLLRRAGWKGELSFTEDFATLEDEVASSASHGDLFLVKGSRAASMERLIPLLKAAG